Proteins from one Cicer arietinum cultivar CDC Frontier isolate Library 1 chromosome 3, Cicar.CDCFrontier_v2.0, whole genome shotgun sequence genomic window:
- the LOC101512066 gene encoding small ribosomal subunit protein uS3c, with product MGQKIHPLGFRLGTTQSHDSIWFAQPRNYSENLKEDKIIRDCIKNYIQKTIRISSGVEGIGRIKIKKRIDLIQVIIYMGLPKLLLEGKPRRIEELQINVKKKLNCVNRKINIAITRIPNAYRDPNILAEFIAGQLKNRISFRKAIKKAIELAEQAGTKGIQVQIAGRIDGKEIARVEWIREGRVPLQTIRAKIDYCSYPVRTIYGVLGIKVWIFLNKE from the coding sequence ATGGGACAAAAAATACATCCGCTTGGTTTTAGACTTGGTACAACTCAAAGTCATGATTCTATTTGGTTTGCACAACCAAGAAACTATTCCGAGAAtctaaaagaagataaaattaTACGAGATTGTATCAAGAATTATATACAAAAAACGATAAGAATATCCTCTGGTGTCGAGGGAATTGGAcgaataaagataaaaaaaagaatCGATCTGATTCAAGTCATAATCTATATGGGACTTCCAAAGTTATTACTAGAGGGTAAGCCTCGAAGAATCGAAGAATTACAGATcaatgtgaaaaaaaaattgaattgtgtGAACCGAAAAATCAACATTGCAATTACAAGAATTCCAAATGCTTATAGAGACCCGAATATTCTTGCAGAATTTATAGCCGGACAATTAAAGAATAGAATTTCGTTTCGTAAAGCAATCAAAAAAGCTATTGAATTAGCTGAACAGGCAGGTACAAAAGGAATTCAAGTACAAATTGCGGGACGTATCGACGGAAAAGAAATTGCACGTGTGGAATGGATCAGAGAAGGTAGGGTTCCTCTACAAACCATTCGAGCTAAAATTGATTATTGTTCTTATCCAGTTCGAACTATTTATGGAGTATTAGGAATCAAAGTTTGGATATTTCTAAACAAAGAATAG
- the LOC140919732 gene encoding acetyl-coenzyme A carboxylase carboxyl transferase subunit beta, chloroplastic has protein sequence MIMIMDPIELDPIELDPIELDPIELDPIELDPIELDPIELDPIELDPIELDPIELDPIELDPIELDPIELDPIELDPIELDPIELDPIELDPIELDPIELDPIELDPIELDPIELDPIELDPIELDSEDEPYKTRLDSYQKRTGLSEAVQTGTGEINGIPVAIGIMDFQFMGGSMGSVVGEKINRLIEYATNQLLPLIIVCAFGGARMQDGSLSLMQMAKISSALYNYQINQKLFYVAILTSPTTGGVTASFGMLGDIIIAEPNAYIAFAGKRVIEQTLNTEVPEGSQSAEFLFEKGLFDSIVPRNLLKEVLGELFQFHGFFPLTQNGN, from the coding sequence atgataatgataatggaTCCCATTGAATTAGATCCCATTGAATTAGATCCCATTGAATTAGATCCCATTGAATTAGATCCCATTGAATTAGATCCCATTGAATTAGATCCCATTGAATTAGATCCCATTGAATTAGATCCCATTGAATTAGATCCCATTGAATTAGATCCCATTGAATTAGATCCCATTGAATTAGATCCCATTGAATTAGATCCCATTGAATTAGATCCCATTGAATTAGATCCCATTGAATTAGATCCCATTGAATTAGATCCCATTGAATTAGATCCCATTGAATTAGATCCCATTGAATTAGATCCCATTGAATTAGATCCCATTGAATTAGATCCCATTGAATTAGATCCCATTGAATTAGATTCGGAAGACGAACCTTATAAAACTCGTCTTGACTCTTATCAAAAAAGGACAGGATTATCGGAGGCTGTTCAAACAGGCACAGGTGAAATAAACGGTATCCCTGTAGCAATTGGTATTATGGATTTTCAGTTTATGGGGGGTAGTATGGGATCCGTAGTGGGTGAGAAAATAAATCGGTTGATCGAATATGCTACCAATCAACTTTTACCCCTTATTATAGTATGTGCATTTGGAGGTGCGCGTATGCAAGATGGAAGTTTGAGCTTAATGCAAATGGCTAAAATTTCTTCTGCTTTATATAATTATCAAATCAATCAAAAGTTATTCTATGTAGCGATACTTACATCTCCTACTACTGGTGGGGTCACAGCTAGTTTTGGCATGTTGGGGGATATCATTATTGCCGAACCAAATGCTTACATTGCATTTGCGGGGAAAAGGGTAATTGAACAAACGTTGAATACGGAAGTTCCCGAAGGTTCACAATCGGCTGAATTTTTATTCGAAAAAGGCTTATTTGATTCAATCGTACCTCGGAATCTTTTAAAGGAGGTTTTAGGTGAGTTATTTCAGTTTCATGGTTTCTTTCCTTTGACTCAAAATGGAAATTAA
- the LOC101510897 gene encoding potassium/proton antiporter CemA yields the protein MAKKKAFIPLLCLTSIVFLPWCISFTFKNSFESWIINWWNTKQSEIFVNIIQEKSILKKFIEFEELFLLDEMLKEYPETPLQNLRIEIYKEIIQLIKTHNQDRIHTIFHFFTNFICLLILSGYSIRGNQEIIILNSWVQEFLYNLSDTIKAFSILLLTDLCIGFHSTHGWELMIGSVYKDFGFTQNDQIISGLLSTFPVILDTFLKYWIFRYLNRVSPSLVVIYHSMND from the coding sequence ATGGCAAAAAAGAAAGCATTCATTCCCCTTCTATGTCTTACATCTATAGTCTTTTTGCCCTGGTGCATCTCTTTTACATTTAAGAATAGTTTTGAATCTTGGATTATTAATTGGTGGAATACGAAACAATCCGAAATTTTCGTGAATATCATTCaagaaaaaagtattttaaagaaattcaTAGAGTTCGAGGAACTCTTCCTCTTGGATGAAATGCTAAAGGAATACCCGGAAACACCTTTACAAAACCTTCGTATCGAAATCTACAAAGAAATCATCCAATTGATCAAGACGCACAACCAAGATCGTATCCatacaatttttcatttttttacaaatttcatCTGTTTGCTTATTCTAAGTGGTTATTCTATTAGGGGTAATCAAGAAATCATAATTCTTAACTCTTGGGTTCAAGAATTTTTATATAACTTAAGTGACACAATAAAAGctttttctattcttttattAACAGATTTATGTATAGGATTCCACTCGACTCATGGTTGGGAACTAATGATTGGGTCAGTCTATAAAGATTTTGGATTTACTCAGAATGATCAAATTATATCCGGTCTTCTTTCTACCTTTCCAGTCATTTTagatacttttttaaaatactgGATTTTCCGTTATTTAAATCGCGTATCTCCGTCGCTTGTAGTGATTTATCATTCCATGAATGACTGA